From a single Paenibacillus sp. FSL R5-0345 genomic region:
- the ndk gene encoding nucleoside-diphosphate kinase: protein MEKTYLMVKPDGVQRGLIGRIVSRFEDKGFKLVAAKLITVSEDQAKRHYAEHAGKDFFSELVSFITSGPVFAMVWEGDDVVTLSRTLIGKTKVGEAMPGTIRGDFASHTPLNLIHGSDSPESAEREIANFFTPDELNLYNKEIALWM, encoded by the coding sequence ATGGAAAAGACGTATCTGATGGTCAAGCCGGATGGAGTACAACGTGGATTAATCGGGCGTATTGTTTCACGTTTTGAAGATAAGGGCTTTAAGCTGGTCGCTGCAAAGCTGATTACAGTTAGTGAAGACCAAGCTAAAAGACATTATGCGGAGCATGCTGGCAAGGACTTTTTTTCAGAGCTGGTCTCTTTTATAACCTCAGGTCCAGTGTTTGCAATGGTATGGGAAGGTGATGATGTTGTAACATTGTCCCGTACACTCATTGGTAAAACGAAGGTAGGAGAAGCTATGCCGGGTACAATTCGCGGTGACTTTGCCAGTCATACACCGCTTAATTTGATTCATGGATCAGACTCGCCTGAAAGTGCAGAACGAGAAATTGCAAATTTCTTTACGCCAGATGAACTGAATCTGTATAACAAAGAGATCGCACTCTGGATGTAG
- a CDS encoding polyprenyl synthetase family protein, giving the protein MKRLQIFGLLNRDMDQIEKELYRSVQGDDDLLTETSLHLLKAGGKRLRPVFVLMGGKFGKYDLEKLKRVAIPLELIHSASLVHDDVIDDAELRRGELTVKAKWGDKIAMYTGDYIYAKALVITTELKNPRIHQILSKAMIEMSIGEMEQIRDFFNSEQSVRHYLRRIRRKTALLIAVSCQLGALAADADPEVARLLYNYGYNVGMAFQIRDDLLDLSGTEKQIGKPPGSDMRQGNITLPVIYSLEDDRLRAPLLEELKSIREGNSTVGRAIDLILSGDGIARSEELASRYIAKALAALDQLPNNKTKRNLRDIAFFVTGRAY; this is encoded by the coding sequence ATGAAACGACTGCAAATATTCGGATTACTGAACAGAGACATGGATCAGATTGAAAAAGAGTTGTATCGTAGCGTACAGGGTGATGACGACCTGCTAACCGAGACTTCCCTGCATTTATTAAAAGCTGGCGGTAAAAGATTGCGCCCAGTATTTGTCTTAATGGGAGGAAAGTTTGGCAAGTATGATCTAGAGAAGCTGAAGCGTGTGGCGATTCCGCTGGAACTAATTCATAGTGCATCACTTGTTCACGATGATGTCATCGACGATGCAGAACTTCGTCGAGGTGAACTTACTGTTAAGGCCAAATGGGGCGATAAAATTGCCATGTACACCGGTGACTACATATATGCGAAAGCACTGGTGATAACGACGGAGCTGAAGAATCCGCGAATTCATCAGATTTTGTCCAAGGCTATGATTGAAATGTCGATCGGTGAGATGGAGCAGATTCGTGACTTCTTTAACAGTGAGCAAAGTGTGCGTCATTATCTACGCCGAATTCGCCGCAAAACAGCCTTGTTGATTGCTGTTAGCTGCCAACTTGGAGCACTTGCTGCTGATGCAGATCCAGAGGTGGCACGTCTACTTTATAATTATGGATATAATGTAGGGATGGCCTTCCAAATCCGTGATGATTTACTCGACCTTTCAGGCACCGAGAAGCAAATCGGTAAACCCCCGGGCAGTGATATGCGGCAAGGAAATATTACCCTTCCTGTCATTTATAGCTTGGAAGATGATAGGTTGCGAGCCCCGCTTCTTGAGGAGTTGAAGTCTATTCGCGAAGGCAACAGCACAGTAGGACGTGCTATTGATCTTATTCTTTCTGGAGACGGAATCGCCCGTTCCGAGGAGCTGGCTTCGCGTTATATCGCGAAGGCACTTGCCGCACTAGATCAGTTGCCTAACAACAAGACTAAGCGTAATCTGCGTGATATTGCCTTTTTTGTAACAGGTAGAGCTTATTGA
- a CDS encoding menaquinone biosynthetic enzyme MqnA/MqnD family protein, which translates to MENNSHTIIGKISYTNSWPVFHNFHPSALKYPAEMVSEVPAILNQGMSRGTIHVGALSSFAYAEASEKLLLLPDLSVSADGPVRSIFLFSRVPLAQIGSGTIAVTNTSATSVNLLKILMEKAFGNKPEYISANPDLDAMMHHADACLLIGDHAIKASWQDQGYIVTDLAELWKEWTGLGMTFAVWAVNRKAAKDKPEAIAEIAEAFAESKLRGLSDLDPIVLAACTTIGGTKSYWEGYFRNLCYDFGERQQKGLNLYFRYAYEMGLLPQAVKMEIWSHKLLTRVKE; encoded by the coding sequence ATGGAGAATAACAGCCACACCATCATCGGCAAAATCAGCTATACCAACTCATGGCCGGTATTTCACAATTTTCATCCCTCTGCATTGAAATATCCTGCAGAGATGGTGAGTGAAGTACCTGCCATTCTTAATCAGGGGATGAGTCGCGGAACGATTCATGTAGGTGCGTTATCCTCTTTTGCTTATGCTGAAGCCAGTGAAAAGTTATTGCTGTTACCTGATTTATCGGTAAGTGCGGACGGTCCTGTGAGGTCAATATTTCTTTTTTCTCGGGTGCCTCTTGCACAGATAGGTTCAGGTACGATTGCTGTTACGAACACTTCTGCAACATCGGTTAACTTGCTGAAAATTTTAATGGAAAAAGCTTTTGGCAATAAACCAGAATATATTAGTGCTAATCCTGATTTGGATGCCATGATGCATCATGCAGATGCCTGTTTACTCATTGGTGATCATGCGATTAAAGCCTCTTGGCAGGATCAAGGTTATATCGTAACGGATTTAGCAGAGCTCTGGAAAGAATGGACGGGCTTAGGGATGACCTTTGCGGTCTGGGCAGTGAATCGAAAGGCAGCGAAGGACAAACCGGAAGCCATAGCTGAGATTGCAGAAGCTTTTGCTGAGAGTAAGCTCCGGGGGTTAAGTGATTTAGATCCTATTGTACTTGCAGCCTGTACGACAATTGGAGGTACTAAGTCTTATTGGGAAGGGTACTTTCGCAATTTATGCTATGATTTTGGAGAAAGGCAGCAGAAAGGTCTGAACCTCTATTTCCGCTATGCCTATGAGATGGGTCTGCTGCCGCAGGCAGTGAAGATGGAGATTTGGAGTCATAAACTGTTGACACGGGTGAAGGAATGA
- a CDS encoding UbiX family flavin prenyltransferase yields the protein MTLTKPKNFVVGITGASGAIYGIRLIETLLSLGYSVHLVVSNAGWRVFKEELGYIASDREGFLNEKFKGYPGSLLYHPVADIGATIASGSFRVEGMIIMPCSMGTLSAVANGTSDNLMTRAADVMLKEGRPLVLVPRETPLHAIHLENMLKLSRLGVRIIPAMPAFYFGPQSMDDLINFMVGKVLDSFNIEHQLFRRWGD from the coding sequence ATGACGCTTACTAAACCGAAAAACTTCGTGGTAGGAATTACAGGGGCAAGCGGTGCTATTTATGGTATTCGTCTGATCGAAACGTTGTTATCGCTAGGCTACTCCGTGCATTTGGTAGTAAGCAATGCGGGCTGGCGCGTATTTAAAGAAGAACTAGGTTATATCGCATCAGACCGGGAAGGCTTTTTGAACGAAAAGTTCAAGGGCTATCCCGGTTCTCTACTTTATCATCCTGTCGCTGATATCGGCGCAACGATCGCAAGTGGTTCCTTTCGTGTAGAAGGGATGATTATAATGCCTTGTTCCATGGGAACATTGTCAGCAGTTGCTAATGGGACTTCAGATAATCTGATGACTCGTGCTGCTGATGTTATGCTTAAGGAAGGACGTCCGCTGGTCCTTGTACCTCGTGAGACACCTCTGCATGCTATTCATCTAGAGAATATGTTGAAGCTGTCCCGTCTGGGGGTTCGGATCATTCCGGCAATGCCGGCTTTTTACTTTGGGCCGCAAAGTATGGATGATCTGATTAATTTCATGGTGGGTAAAGTGCTTGACAGCTTTAATATTGAACATCAATTATTTCGCAGATGGGGGGATTGA
- a CDS encoding UbiA-like polyprenyltransferase translates to MFKKIGIFLQMIKFEHTVFALPFAFMGALLGSVVMNDSLPSWSQIGWIIIAMFGARSAAMGLNRLIDRISDAKNPRTAGRAIPAGLLKIGEVVIFIGISFFLLFWAAFKLNPLSAKLLPIAVFFLVIYSFTKRFTWACHLILGLTIALAPLGGWVAVTGSVNWTSMVFYFTIVFWTAGFDVIYSCQDVEFDIKEGLNSIPVRFGVQGALVIARVFHILTAIGFVSLLFLTDLSWWYVAGMILAYIILFYEHYIVSPSDLSRLQTAFFTMNGVLSIVVFSFTLIDLVVHFKK, encoded by the coding sequence ATGTTTAAGAAAATCGGTATCTTTTTGCAAATGATTAAGTTTGAACATACGGTATTTGCTTTACCCTTTGCCTTTATGGGGGCTTTACTGGGATCTGTTGTCATGAATGATAGTCTCCCGTCTTGGAGCCAAATAGGCTGGATTATAATCGCCATGTTTGGAGCACGTAGTGCAGCTATGGGGTTGAATCGATTGATTGACCGAATTAGTGATGCCAAGAATCCGCGGACAGCCGGAAGAGCGATTCCTGCAGGGTTACTCAAGATCGGTGAAGTTGTCATTTTTATCGGCATTTCGTTTTTCTTACTCTTTTGGGCAGCCTTTAAATTGAACCCTTTGTCAGCTAAGCTGTTACCTATCGCTGTATTCTTTCTTGTCATTTATTCATTCACTAAGCGCTTTACATGGGCATGTCATCTTATCCTCGGCCTCACCATTGCGCTTGCACCTCTGGGCGGATGGGTAGCAGTGACCGGAAGTGTGAATTGGACTTCAATGGTATTTTACTTCACAATTGTGTTTTGGACTGCTGGTTTTGATGTTATATACTCTTGTCAGGATGTTGAGTTTGATATTAAAGAGGGCTTAAACTCCATTCCAGTGCGGTTTGGGGTTCAAGGTGCGCTCGTTATTGCTCGCGTATTTCACATTCTCACGGCGATTGGATTCGTATCGCTGTTGTTTTTGACGGATTTAAGCTGGTGGTATGTGGCAGGTATGATTCTTGCTTATATTATTCTTTTTTATGAGCATTATATTGTATCCCCTAGTGATCTTAGTCGTTTGCAAACCGCTTTTTTCACTATGAACGGCGTGCTGAGCATCGTGGTGTTCTCTTTCACTTTGATTGACTTGGTGGTGCATTTCAAAAAATGA